In Miscanthus floridulus cultivar M001 chromosome 5, ASM1932011v1, whole genome shotgun sequence, one genomic interval encodes:
- the LOC136452150 gene encoding uncharacterized protein — protein sequence MAPAFLTTLHPATTSFRFPAGAGGCSRSHWAPPALSSAATPAVPRRLLLPVAAGIWDLISGGAGGAAAASLAVRRGMQLFRQGDVAGSLAEFDRAIEMDPRQKQYLWQRGLSLYYLDRFEEGAEQFRIDVAANPNDTEESIWCFLCEAQLYGIEEARRRFLEVGLDSRPVMREAYALFKDGGDPEKLAANFSSGSDGEIFYSSLYAGLYYESQKDADMAKSHIVAACKSPYGSRSGDYMASLAFVHCQCRNWNLV from the exons ATGGCGCCCGCTTTCCTGACGACCCTCCACCCTGCGACGACCTCCTTCCGTTTCCCCGCCGGCGCCGGAGGGTGCAGCCGCTCTCACTGGGCCCCACCGGCGCTTTCCTCGGCGGCAACGCCAGCGGTGCCTCGCCGGCTCCTCCTTCCAGTGGCGGCCGGCATTTGGGACTTGATCTCCGGCGGAGCTGGTGGTGCGGCAGCTGCGTCCCTCGCCGTCCGGCGAGGTATGCAGCTTTTCCGGCAGGGAGATGTAGCTGGTTCATTGGCAGAATTTGACAGGGCGATCGAGATGGACCCACGACAGAAGCAAT ATCTTTGGCAACGGGGCCTCTCACTGTACTACCTAGACAG GTTTGAAGAAGGGGCAGAGCAGTTCAGGATAGACGTTGCAGCTAACCCGAACGACACTGAAGAGTCCATATGGTGCTTTCTATGTGAGGCTCAGCTATACGGGATTGAAGAAGCAAGGAGGCGATTCTTGGAG GTTGGACTGGACTCAAGACCTGTAATGCGTGAAGCATATGCACTGTTTAAAGATGGTGGAGATCCTGAAAAG TTAGCTGCAAACTTTTCGAGTGGCTCTGATGGTGAGATCTTCTATTCTTCACTATATGCCGGACTATACTATGAATCTCAG AAAGATGCAGATATGGCAAAATCTCACATTGTTGCAGCATGCAAGTCGCCTTATGGATCGAG GTCCGGCGATTACATGGCTTCCCTTGCATTTGTCCACTGCCA